From the Malus domestica chromosome 17, GDT2T_hap1 genome, one window contains:
- the LOC114822449 gene encoding probable proteasome inhibitor, which translates to MANSKSVVALIKTMKPTFRSSNDNDKVTLAVHAYFLASGYDLITTGPHAFSPVALNSSFTDEVRIKGWNELEDQYVFVYVNLEEGSKKVRVKCLVMEDELHVFCALADGSSKHVELDVGNYVEETGGGNYSRQFKNMEWLVKILDSLHPLIKRAHDQP; encoded by the coding sequence ATGGCGAACAGCAAGTCAGTGGTGGCGCTGATCAAGACAATGAAGCCGACCTTTCGCTCTAGCAACGACAACGACAAGGTCACCCTAGCCGTCCATGCCTACTTCTTGGCCTCCGGCTACGACCTCATCACCACTGGTCCCCACGCCTTTTCCCCTGTCGCCCTCAACTCTTCTTTCACAGATGAAGTGCGTATTAAGGGATGGAACGAGCTCGAAGACCAGTACGTATTCGTGTACGTGAACCTGGAAGAGGGTTCGAAGAAGGTCCGGGTCAAGTGCCTTGTGATGGAGGATGAACTGCATGTGTTTTGCGCTCTGGCTGATGGGTCTTCTAAGCATGTCGAATTAGACGTTGGGAATTATGTAGAGGAAACCGGGGGCGGAAATTACTCTAGACAGTTTAAGAATATGGAGTGGCTGGTGAAAATTCTCGACTCTTTGCACCCCTTGATCAAGAGGGCCCATGATCAGCCCTAG
- the LOC103405392 gene encoding probable plastid-lipid-associated protein 10, chloroplastic isoform X1, whose translation MELALCSPLFPSNATRGVNKIKPYSSMLIASQKLSAQKSFPCLAAVATQAAQTVELEVESKKHELLRAIQDTERGLVTTDDQRSFIEEALVSVEGYNMGAPIDLVKLDGTWRLQYTSASDVLILLEAAERLPFFQVGQIFQKFECKDQTNGGVIRNVVRWSIPPLLEEQEGATLLVSAKFSVVSVRNIYLQFKEINVQDIKISEELQALIAPAILPRSFLSLQILQYLRTFKAQIPVRDPGSRQSVGGLYYLSYLDANMLLGRAVGGGGVFVFTKAQPLK comes from the exons ATGGAACTAGCACTTTGTTCTCCATTGTTCCCTTCAAATGCAACAAGAGGTGTCAATAAGATTAAGCCTTATAGCTCCATGCTCATTGCCTCACAAAAGTTGTCCGCCCAGAAATCGTTTCCATGTCTCGCAGCTGTTGCTACCCAAGCAGCCCAG ACGGTGGAGCTTGAGGTAGAGAGCAAGAAACATGAGCTGTTGAGAGCTATACAAGACACCGAAAGGGGCCTTGTTACAACCGATGATCAACGCTCATTTATAGAGGAGGCTCTG GTGAGTGTGGAGGGCTATAACATGGGTGCACCAATAGACTTGGTGAAATTGGATGGGACGTGGCGTTTGCAATATACTTCCGCTTCTGACGTTCTCATTCTTCTGGAAGCGGCTGAAAGGCTACCATTTTTTCAG GTTGGGCAAATTTTTCAGAAATTTGAATGCAAAGACCAGACCAACGGGGGAGTGATCCGTAATGTTGTCAGATGGAGCATTCCACCTTTGTTAGAG GAACAAGAAGGTGCGACTCTGCTAGTTTCTGCAAAATTTTCGGTTGTTTCTGTGCGTAACATCTACCTTCAGTTCAAAGAg ATTAATGTTCAAGATATTAAAATCAGTGAAGAGCTGCAGGCTCTAATAGCTCCAGCAATATTGCCACGATCGTTTTTAAGTTTACAG ATCTTGCAGTACCTCCGGACTTTCAAAGCGCAAATTCCCGTTAGAGATCCAGGAAG TAGGCAATCGGTCGGAGGACTATATTACCTTTCTTACTTGGACGCTAATATGCTTTTGGGGCGCGCGGTTGGTGGCGGaggagtttttgttttcacgaAAGCTCAACCTCTGAAGTAA
- the LOC103405392 gene encoding probable plastid-lipid-associated protein 10, chloroplastic isoform X2 — MELALCSPLFPSNATRGVNKIKPYSSMLIASQKLSAQKSFPCLAAVATQAAQTVELEVESKKHELLRAIQDTERGLVTTDDQRSFIEEALVSVEGYNMGAPIDLVKLDGTWRLQYTSASDVLILLEAAERLPFFQVGQIFQKFECKDQTNGGVIRNVVRWSIPPLLEEQEGATLLVSAKFSVVSVRNIYLQFKEINVQDIKISEELQALIAPAILPRSFLSLQILQYLRTFKAQIPVRDPGRQSVGGLYYLSYLDANMLLGRAVGGGGVFVFTKAQPLK; from the exons ATGGAACTAGCACTTTGTTCTCCATTGTTCCCTTCAAATGCAACAAGAGGTGTCAATAAGATTAAGCCTTATAGCTCCATGCTCATTGCCTCACAAAAGTTGTCCGCCCAGAAATCGTTTCCATGTCTCGCAGCTGTTGCTACCCAAGCAGCCCAG ACGGTGGAGCTTGAGGTAGAGAGCAAGAAACATGAGCTGTTGAGAGCTATACAAGACACCGAAAGGGGCCTTGTTACAACCGATGATCAACGCTCATTTATAGAGGAGGCTCTG GTGAGTGTGGAGGGCTATAACATGGGTGCACCAATAGACTTGGTGAAATTGGATGGGACGTGGCGTTTGCAATATACTTCCGCTTCTGACGTTCTCATTCTTCTGGAAGCGGCTGAAAGGCTACCATTTTTTCAG GTTGGGCAAATTTTTCAGAAATTTGAATGCAAAGACCAGACCAACGGGGGAGTGATCCGTAATGTTGTCAGATGGAGCATTCCACCTTTGTTAGAG GAACAAGAAGGTGCGACTCTGCTAGTTTCTGCAAAATTTTCGGTTGTTTCTGTGCGTAACATCTACCTTCAGTTCAAAGAg ATTAATGTTCAAGATATTAAAATCAGTGAAGAGCTGCAGGCTCTAATAGCTCCAGCAATATTGCCACGATCGTTTTTAAGTTTACAG ATCTTGCAGTACCTCCGGACTTTCAAAGCGCAAATTCCCGTTAGAGATCCAGGAAG GCAATCGGTCGGAGGACTATATTACCTTTCTTACTTGGACGCTAATATGCTTTTGGGGCGCGCGGTTGGTGGCGGaggagtttttgttttcacgaAAGCTCAACCTCTGAAGTAA